A single genomic interval of Bacillus smithii harbors:
- the yhbY gene encoding ribosome assembly RNA-binding protein YhbY, with protein MLTGKQKRFLRSQAHHLNPIFQVGKGGVNENMVKQINDALEARELLKVSVLQNCEEDKSEVAEQLVKGTNAELVQLIGNTIILYKESSNNKQIVLPK; from the coding sequence ATGTTAACAGGTAAACAAAAACGTTTTTTGCGATCGCAGGCTCATCATTTGAATCCGATTTTTCAAGTGGGAAAAGGCGGCGTGAATGAAAATATGGTGAAACAGATCAATGATGCGTTGGAGGCGCGTGAACTATTAAAAGTGAGCGTCTTGCAAAACTGCGAAGAGGATAAATCGGAAGTGGCCGAACAGTTGGTGAAGGGGACAAACGCAGAACTCGTGCAATTGATCGGTAATACCATTATTTTGTACAAAGAATCCTCTAATAACAAACAAATCGTTCTGCCAAAATGA
- the aroE gene encoding shikimate dehydrogenase has product MMKLYGVIGDPIAHSMSPAMHNDAFSRLGIPAYYHPFHVKPNDLKKAVEGMKAIGVEGFNVTIPHKTAIIPLLDELDPLAEAIGAVNTVVRKNDRWIGYNTDGDGFVRGLKEALGRDLHLDHILIIGAGGAARAIYYTLASEHVRLIDIANRTMEKAARLAEQCPFETKTNVLSISEAEQRMGNYSIVIQTTSIGMSPKTDEMPLSLSLLKKGTFVSDIIYNPLETKFLAEAKKQGAITQNGIKMFVYQGVSAFEKWTGVAPDANRMEKIVLEQLGGYHVNR; this is encoded by the coding sequence ATGATGAAACTGTATGGAGTGATCGGCGATCCTATCGCTCATTCGATGTCGCCGGCCATGCATAACGATGCTTTTAGCAGGTTGGGAATACCGGCTTATTATCATCCTTTCCATGTCAAGCCAAATGATCTGAAAAAGGCTGTGGAAGGCATGAAAGCCATTGGTGTGGAAGGATTCAACGTAACAATTCCGCATAAAACGGCGATTATTCCGCTATTGGATGAGCTTGATCCTCTGGCGGAAGCGATTGGAGCTGTGAATACTGTTGTTCGCAAAAACGATCGCTGGATCGGTTATAATACAGATGGCGATGGATTTGTCAGAGGATTGAAAGAAGCACTGGGCAGAGATCTTCATCTTGATCATATTTTAATCATCGGTGCCGGGGGAGCGGCGAGAGCCATCTATTATACACTGGCATCTGAACATGTACGATTGATTGATATTGCGAATAGAACGATGGAAAAAGCGGCTCGTCTTGCTGAACAGTGCCCGTTTGAAACAAAAACAAACGTTCTTTCGATTTCCGAAGCTGAGCAAAGAATGGGAAACTATTCGATTGTCATTCAAACGACATCGATCGGGATGAGTCCAAAAACAGATGAAATGCCGTTGTCGCTTTCTTTGTTAAAGAAAGGAACATTTGTATCGGACATTATTTATAATCCACTTGAAACAAAATTTCTGGCGGAAGCCAAAAAACAGGGGGCTATCACCCAAAATGGAATCAAAATGTTTGTCTATCAAGGTGTTTCCGCCTTTGAAAAATGGACGGGCGTGGCTCCTGATGCAAACAGAATGGAGAAAATTGTGCTCGAACAACTAGGAGGGTATCATGTTAACAGGTAA
- the yqeH gene encoding ribosome biogenesis GTPase YqeH codes for MSEQEIYCTGCGVKIQTEDPEKVGYTPPSALQKEQVVCQRCFRLKHYNEIQDVSLTDDDFLKILHTLGETKSLIVKIVDIFDFNGSWLPGLPRFVGNNPVLLIGNKEDLLPKSLKRERLINWMKKEAEKLGLRPIDVILVSASKGHFIREAMEMIEHYRAGKDVYVVGCTNVGKSTFINRILKESGESGELITTSHFPGTTLDKIEIPLEDGSALIDTPGIINHHQMAHFVDKRDLKIIMPKKEIKPKVYQLNEKQTLFFGGLSRLDYLKGGRRSLVCYMPNELQIHRTKLEKADSLYEKHVGEMLVPPREEQLDDFPPLIRHEFKITDAKTDIVFSGLGWVTVHEPGAVVAAYVPKGVSVLIRKSLI; via the coding sequence GTGAGCGAACAAGAAATTTATTGTACAGGATGCGGAGTGAAAATACAGACAGAAGATCCGGAAAAAGTAGGCTATACGCCACCTTCTGCATTGCAAAAAGAACAAGTGGTATGCCAACGATGCTTTCGCTTGAAACATTATAATGAAATTCAAGATGTTTCGTTGACGGATGATGATTTTTTGAAAATTTTACATACGCTTGGCGAGACTAAGAGTCTCATTGTAAAAATTGTGGACATCTTTGATTTCAATGGAAGTTGGCTGCCTGGTCTGCCTCGTTTTGTCGGAAATAATCCTGTTTTGCTGATCGGAAATAAAGAGGATTTGCTTCCGAAATCGTTGAAACGGGAACGATTAATAAACTGGATGAAAAAAGAAGCGGAGAAACTGGGGCTCAGACCTATTGATGTTATTTTGGTGAGCGCCTCTAAAGGACATTTTATAAGGGAAGCAATGGAAATGATCGAACACTACCGCGCGGGAAAAGATGTGTACGTGGTGGGATGCACCAACGTAGGAAAATCCACTTTTATCAACCGTATTTTGAAAGAAAGCGGTGAGTCGGGCGAACTGATCACCACATCCCATTTTCCCGGGACCACACTCGATAAGATCGAAATTCCGTTGGAGGACGGAAGTGCTTTAATTGACACGCCGGGGATTATAAACCACCATCAAATGGCGCATTTCGTAGATAAACGTGATTTGAAAATCATCATGCCCAAAAAAGAAATTAAACCGAAAGTATATCAGCTGAATGAAAAACAAACGTTGTTTTTCGGGGGTTTGTCCCGTCTTGATTATCTGAAGGGCGGTCGTCGCTCGCTTGTTTGCTACATGCCGAACGAACTGCAAATTCATCGTACAAAATTGGAAAAAGCCGACTCGTTATATGAAAAGCATGTCGGTGAAATGCTCGTTCCTCCAAGGGAAGAACAGCTGGATGATTTTCCGCCGCTTATCCGCCACGAATTCAAAATCACAGATGCCAAAACGGACATTGTCTTTTCAGGACTTGGTTGGGTAACGGTTCATGAACCGGGTGCAGTGGTAGCGGCTTACGTGCCAAAAGGAGTCAGTGTATTGATTCGAAAATCTTTAATATAA